The genomic segment TAGAATAGGCCTGCagtaatgaaaagaaagaaaagcttcAAATGCCATAGCTTGTAAAAACAGGAGTCAGCACCTTGTCAAAACACAAGTGAGGGCAGGTGGTCCCCAAATGTatatacaaaatgaaaaatacctGTTAAGAAAAATACATCTTAAACtcaacaatatataatatacaagGTTAGTTAACAGGGTAAGAAGAAAATCGAAATCATAACCTGAAAGTTAACAAGGCATAAAGCTGTAATGGCTGCTTATGTATATTGAGTGACTTACAAGCATTCGCCTATTTTTCTGCCAATGCTGGAGTTGCTCCTGTTGGCTTCTTTTAGGAGCCAAAGGGCGTCCGTCGCTCTGAAGGGCTCCACTTCTGTTGCTTCCAATAGAGAAGTCCTTCTCCTGAAGATTACTGCAATCTAGTGGTTTACATAATCCAAAGTCTGATAATTTCATGTGACCATTTCTATCTAGCAGCAAGTTGTCAGGCTTGATATCTCTGGAACGCatgtaagaaataaaatagtataccTTTACTATGCGTAAGAAAACAGGACCactgtaaaattaatataataagattttaatGGTGTAAAATTAGAATTTGCAGCTTGAGCTTACCGATGAATGTAATTATGTTTATGAATTGACTCTATGGCTAGGACAGTCTCCCCAACATAGAACCTGGCCTCATCTTCTGTCAGTATATCCTTCCGCATGAGCAAAGTCATCATATCACCACCAGGCAGATACTCCATTATGAGATATAAGAACTCTTCATCTTGAAAGGAACAATAAAGCTTTACAATGCAATTGCTGTCGACTTCTGCAAGTAGATTCCTCTCAGCTTTTACATGTTCCACCTAAACAGGGTTAAAAAGTAATCAATGAGTCTAACAAGAGAATATTCATTTTAACATCGAGAGCAAGTCCTGATGATTCTGTTACCTGGCCTCTGCGAAGCATCTCTGATTTCTTAAGTTTCTTCATAGCATATACATGACCAGTCGCCTTCTCTCGGCATACTCTGAcctataaagaaaaaaattgcagTCACAAATTATCTGGCAAATCTTTTGTGACATGtgaaaaatcagaaacataattttttttttaattttagtgaaTAAAGGTAGATTATACCTCTCCAAATGCACCCTTCCCAATCATAGTCAAGGGCTCAAAATCATCAGCCCCCATTTTATGCCTCTTAAGGCGCATGTATTCCCTCTCCTTTTTCTCAAAATACTTAAGCAAATTGTTCTGCTCTTCCTCAGAGACTTCAGCATCTGCCAACTTTTTCTCTAGCATATTACGCCTGCAAGAATAATGTGTTTAGCCTTATTAAGAACTTACAACAATTTCCATCTGCAGAAATTGTGTGCACATAATCTACTACAGCCCATCAGAGACAATATAAGACAATATgtcaagaacaaaaataaagcaATTCTGTCATGATGAGTGATCCATCTTTCCGGTAGAGAAAAGTTTTACAGAACAATATATCAAGAATCACACATCATACAAGATTGTATACCAACGTCAAAGAATACTGATTAGCTCCTTATTTGGCTTGTACAATGACAAGcaaaaaaactaaagaaatccCTCATTTATATTTTCCGGGAGATGCCCATATCTAAGTTAAAACAACTACTTTACATGAGAGAATTAGTCAACAGGAACTTTAGATTATACAATCACAATGATccaaaatataagataaaagtaaaCATACCGATCCTTTCTCTCCTGCAAGTCCTTCATTTGTTTCTTATAATGGTTTTCTATATACTGCTTTGCAGCTGCAACCTTCTGTTTGGTCACATTTGAAGGTGCTACTTCATTGGTTGGGGGTTTTGACCCTTCCTTTGCAATGCCCTTAGTTTCCTTGCTTTTTGAAGACCGTGTTTTATCTTTTGGCTTTAGTTTACTGAACCAGCACTTATCCATTTTGGAAATCTCTTAAGCCTGCTTGTTATGCACTAAAAATATTAGAAGTTTTCTCAACCAAGGACAACATTAGCTAAGTTACGGATTTAACAACAAATTAGACTTCAAAACCTTGATCAAATTTGCAATGCTTGAAAACTACCGGAAACAAATTAACCATACACTGTCTAGTTCAAAAAACTTAAACTGGACAATTGAAGCAGAGGTAAACTTTCAGATTACTCAAAAGCTTAAAAAACATAGAAACCGTGGAATTCAAAGAAGCAGCCCCGATCTTCAGCCCAACCAGCGATCCCCACATATCTATCAAGCACACTCAATTGCACACAGTACAAGTCAAATCCCTTAAATGGGTAGTAAAGAACAAGGTCAAATTACAATCTTGAACAGCCACAAAGACCCGTCACTGTCACcaacgaaaaaaaaattgattctcACTTCACTTCTCATTGTACTAACcaaccaaacaaacaaacacaatcaTAAGGCaagaattaaaattgaagatACCCATCATCGAAATCGAATCGAAATGAATTAAGCAACACTTGAAGAAGCAAAACAACATGAAATTCGGACTGAAAAAGCAAAAGGGTGTTAGAGGGAAAAACCTGAAATTGAGAGGAATCAGGAGGTTGTGGCATGTGGGAGCGAAAGAAGTGAGTCAGATAGAGCGAAAGAAAGTGtagaaagaaaagtgaaagagCCGAGATTATCGGTGTGAAGAAagaaggtggagggagaaagagagagaaagaaagaggacCACTTTGCGACCATCATTTCCATGCCCCATTCATTCCCTCGTTTActccttttttttccttttatatatattcttttatatattttttatgttaaaagttGGGAACCTCTTTATTTTCTACCATCCAAATTTGATATATAAGTCTTTTACAGTGTTCTTAACATTTTATGTTATACTACAGATAGTGAAACATgggttaaattttaattaattttgtaatgtgTATCATCACTTCACATATTTCCATAACCGATTATTTATAt from the Vigna angularis cultivar LongXiaoDou No.4 chromosome 3, ASM1680809v1, whole genome shotgun sequence genome contains:
- the LOC108326285 gene encoding uncharacterized protein LOC108326285 isoform X1, which encodes MDKCWFSKLKPKDKTRSSKSKETKGIAKEGSKPPTNEVAPSNVTKQKVAAAKQYIENHYKKQMKDLQERKDRRNMLEKKLADAEVSEEEQNNLLKYFEKKEREYMRLKRHKMGADDFEPLTMIGKGAFGEVRVCREKATGHVYAMKKLKKSEMLRRGQVEHVKAERNLLAEVDSNCIVKLYCSFQDEEFLYLIMEYLPGGDMMTLLMRKDILTEDEARFYVGETVLAIESIHKHNYIHRDIKPDNLLLDRNGHMKLSDFGLCKPLDCSNLQEKDFSIGSNRSGALQSDGRPLAPKRSQQEQLQHWQKNRRMLAYSTVGTPDYIAPEVLLKKGYGMECDWWSLGAIMYEMLVGYPPFYSDEPMLTCRKIVNWRNYLKFPEEVKLSAEAKDLISRLLCNVEQRLGTKGADEIKAHPWFKGIEWDKLYQMKAAFIPEVNDELDTQNFEKFEEVDNQTQPSSKSGPWRKMLSSKDVNFVGYTYKNFEIVNDDQLPEIAELKKKSTKTKRPSIKTLFDDESATVANQPAQGSFLKLLPTQREVPVKNESQ
- the LOC108326285 gene encoding uncharacterized protein LOC108326285 isoform X2; protein product: MDKCWFSKLKPKDKTRSSKSKETKGIAKEGSKPPTNEVAPSNVTKQKVAAAKQYIENHYKKQMKDLQERKDRRNMLEKKLADAEVSEEEQNNLLKYFEKKEREYMRLKRHKMGADDFEPLTMIGKGAFGEVRVCREKATGHVYAMKKLKKSEMLRRGQVEHVKAERNLLAEVDSNCIVKLYCSFQDEEFLYLIMEYLPGGDMMTLLMRKDILTEDEARFYVGETVLAIESIHKHNYIHRNLQEKDFSIGSNRSGALQSDGRPLAPKRSQQEQLQHWQKNRRMLAYSTVGTPDYIAPEVLLKKGYGMECDWWSLGAIMYEMLVGYPPFYSDEPMLTCRKIVNWRNYLKFPEEVKLSAEAKDLISRLLCNVEQRLGTKGADEIKAHPWFKGIEWDKLYQMKAAFIPEVNDELDTQNFEKFEEVDNQTQPSSKSGPWRKMLSSKDVNFVGYTYKNFEIVNDDQLPEIAELKKKSTKTKRPSIKTLFDDESATVANQPAQGSFLKLLPTQREVPVKNESQ